One region of Cyanobium sp. M30B3 genomic DNA includes:
- a CDS encoding glycosyltransferase, whose protein sequence is MKAISLIMPTVDWGPTFALCLQAARAALGADDELLVVFDGMPTPPPEWLHASGAVLLHTGARSGPAAARNLGACQARNSILLFVDADVELHPDAVERIKAHFSADPQLAALFGSYDDHPAAPGLVSRFRNLLHHHTHTSHPGPASTFWAGCGAVRRESFLALGGFDAKAYRQPCIEDIEFGLRLSDAGGQILLDPAVQGTHHKRWTLSLMLRTDIQQRAIPWSQLLLRRRQLPATLNLSTPARLSAAASLLIPIALAAGTITPAQGWSSLVLAAALALILLLNRPFLALLWHRGGIRLAAGGTGLFILYLVYSSLTFAGVALAEFATAPVPMPNWLRARPELQRRLCWAGLALLALLAAAAIVRGLVLLGLAEAGKDLHQRFDEWRLFRDQIYPSPHLADAEARALPHFRTTVYLPWALPLFGLLFAGGGMLQGKLLISTVSLAGLALMAAIGWRTLRPLGRRAGWLGLLTPVAIAGNGNGLAHGQFSLLCMGLISLQWLLVARRRPLSAGVCWALAMLKPQIALPFVIPLLRRRNWAGLVAGTGLLLGLAGMAMLQTRTAAGELIVSWLRTLPAFISVGHPNAMASLLSFNPDPWGPTLATMALAWIPFVVTLAWLGRRLVFISFPIRVWQTLNRHPLELAALCGLVGLLSFYHRNYDNIMLFPALLAAWRASLRAPRWGNLLITLLLAFSGWTPHNLQEAIPGFRSLHVLIWSLSGIWLLWGMLTSSRSWAEAPPLNLKD, encoded by the coding sequence ATGAAGGCCATCAGCCTGATTATGCCCACAGTGGACTGGGGCCCCACCTTTGCGCTGTGCCTGCAAGCGGCCCGTGCTGCCCTCGGCGCCGATGACGAGCTGCTGGTGGTGTTCGATGGCATGCCAACGCCGCCACCCGAGTGGCTGCACGCCAGCGGTGCCGTGCTGCTGCATACCGGCGCCCGCAGCGGCCCCGCCGCGGCCCGCAATCTCGGCGCCTGCCAGGCCCGCAACTCGATCCTGCTGTTCGTGGACGCCGATGTGGAGCTGCACCCCGATGCGGTCGAGCGCATCAAGGCGCACTTCAGTGCTGATCCCCAGCTCGCAGCCCTGTTCGGCAGCTACGACGATCACCCCGCCGCACCCGGCCTGGTGAGCCGCTTCCGCAATCTGCTGCACCACCACACCCACACCAGCCATCCCGGCCCGGCATCCACGTTCTGGGCCGGCTGCGGAGCCGTGCGCCGCGAATCGTTCCTGGCTCTGGGCGGCTTTGATGCCAAGGCATACCGCCAGCCGTGCATTGAGGACATCGAGTTCGGGCTGAGGCTCAGCGATGCCGGCGGGCAGATCCTGCTCGACCCCGCCGTTCAGGGCACGCATCACAAACGCTGGACGCTCAGCCTGATGCTGCGCACCGACATCCAGCAACGGGCGATTCCCTGGAGCCAGCTGCTGCTGCGCCGCCGCCAGCTGCCGGCAACCCTTAATCTCTCCACCCCAGCGCGCTTGAGTGCAGCTGCCAGCCTGCTGATCCCGATCGCACTGGCGGCAGGCACCATCACCCCCGCGCAGGGATGGTCATCCCTCGTGCTGGCTGCGGCCCTGGCCCTGATCCTGCTGCTCAACCGCCCGTTCCTGGCCCTGCTCTGGCACCGGGGCGGAATCCGCCTGGCTGCGGGTGGCACTGGCCTGTTCATCCTCTACCTCGTGTATTCCAGCCTCACCTTCGCCGGCGTTGCCCTTGCAGAGTTCGCAACGGCCCCGGTTCCAATGCCGAACTGGCTCCGGGCCAGACCCGAGCTGCAGCGCAGGCTCTGCTGGGCAGGGCTGGCCCTGCTGGCCCTGCTCGCGGCGGCAGCGATCGTGAGGGGGCTTGTGCTCCTTGGCCTGGCCGAGGCGGGGAAGGACCTGCATCAGCGGTTTGATGAATGGCGCCTGTTTCGCGATCAGATTTACCCCTCACCCCACCTCGCAGATGCTGAAGCGAGAGCGTTGCCCCATTTCAGAACCACCGTCTACCTGCCGTGGGCCCTGCCGTTGTTCGGACTGCTGTTCGCCGGTGGAGGGATGCTGCAGGGAAAACTGCTGATCAGCACCGTCAGCCTGGCTGGGCTGGCGCTGATGGCCGCCATCGGCTGGAGGACGTTGAGGCCGTTGGGCCGGAGGGCGGGTTGGCTTGGGTTGCTGACGCCCGTGGCGATTGCGGGCAATGGCAACGGCCTGGCTCACGGCCAGTTTTCGCTCCTCTGCATGGGCCTGATCAGCCTGCAATGGCTCCTGGTTGCACGCCGACGACCCCTATCCGCAGGAGTGTGCTGGGCTCTGGCGATGCTGAAACCGCAGATCGCCCTGCCCTTCGTCATCCCCCTGTTGAGACGTCGCAACTGGGCAGGCCTGGTTGCAGGCACAGGGCTGCTGCTGGGTTTGGCTGGCATGGCCATGCTCCAAACCAGAACAGCGGCGGGTGAACTGATCGTCAGTTGGCTACGGACCCTGCCCGCATTCATCAGCGTCGGTCATCCCAATGCAATGGCGTCCCTGCTCTCATTCAACCCAGACCCATGGGGTCCAACCCTCGCAACGATGGCCCTGGCCTGGATCCCCTTCGTCGTGACGCTGGCATGGCTAGGGCGCCGGTTGGTATTCATCTCCTTTCCCATACGGGTTTGGCAGACACTGAATCGCCATCCCCTGGAGCTGGCAGCTCTCTGCGGCCTCGTTGGCCTGCTGAGCTTCTACCACCGCAATTACGACAACATCATGCTGTTCCCTGCCCTCTTGGCGGCCTGGAGAGCCAGCCTGAGAGCACCGCGCTGGGGCAACCTGCTGATCACCCTGCTGTTGGCCTTCTCGGGCTGGACCCCCCACAACCTGCAGGAAGCCATCCCTGGCTTCCGCTCACTCCATGTGCTGATCTGGAGCCTGAGCGGCATTTGGCTGTTGTGGGGCATGCTGACCAGCTCAAGGTCATGGGCCGAAGCACCGCCGCTCAACTTGAAGGACTGA
- a CDS encoding glycosyltransferase: protein MAHSLGVVVNQRDRYDWPEALIAALFQDLPAGTPVLFVDGGSPPAVRDVLQRSAEQWGFELLRCEAFISANQARLLALERLSVSYLLCVENDVRLAPGCAELLVAAAERQQADVVVPLVLEENDLGQQRIHLAGGTCRLLGGWSGMRLRVRQDQRHWALGQQPSGPAPTELVEYHALLLRTSFACAHPLHDAAIESLPEVLDFSLAVQRDGGRCWLEPAALAVFLTPARVLDANRPLFEHRWSDRIQRRGIAHFRRKWGLGPWSWVLGSQLSWVVAHRSLIRSGALHRQLSLEVYGVLNRRLLAPLQEWFSPSS from the coding sequence ATGGCCCATTCCCTCGGTGTGGTCGTCAATCAGCGCGACCGTTACGACTGGCCCGAAGCTCTGATCGCAGCCCTCTTTCAGGACTTGCCGGCAGGGACCCCGGTCCTGTTCGTCGATGGCGGTTCACCGCCGGCCGTGCGTGACGTTCTCCAGCGTTCCGCCGAGCAGTGGGGTTTTGAACTGCTCCGCTGCGAGGCTTTCATCAGCGCCAATCAGGCCAGGCTGCTGGCCCTTGAGCGGCTGTCCGTTTCCTATCTGTTGTGTGTTGAAAACGACGTCAGGTTGGCGCCGGGCTGCGCGGAGCTGCTGGTGGCTGCCGCCGAGCGGCAACAGGCCGATGTGGTGGTGCCGCTGGTGCTGGAGGAGAACGACCTCGGGCAACAGCGGATCCATCTGGCGGGTGGGACCTGCCGGCTGCTCGGAGGTTGGAGCGGGATGCGGCTGCGTGTTCGTCAAGATCAAAGACACTGGGCCTTGGGTCAGCAACCCTCAGGGCCGGCGCCCACCGAGCTGGTGGAGTACCACGCCCTGCTGTTGAGAACCTCCTTCGCTTGCGCTCACCCCCTGCACGACGCCGCCATCGAAAGCCTGCCTGAAGTTCTGGATTTTTCTCTTGCTGTGCAGCGCGATGGAGGACGTTGCTGGTTGGAACCAGCGGCTCTGGCGGTGTTCCTCACCCCAGCGCGGGTGTTGGATGCCAACAGGCCATTGTTTGAGCACCGCTGGTCGGATCGGATTCAGCGCCGGGGAATTGCTCACTTTCGGCGCAAGTGGGGTCTGGGGCCCTGGAGCTGGGTACTCGGCAGTCAGCTCTCCTGGGTTGTGGCCCATCGCAGCCTGATTCGCAGCGGGGCCCTCCATCGCCAGCTCTCACTGGAGGTGTACGGCGTCCTCAACCGTCGCCTGCTTGCTCCGCTTCAGGAGTGGTTCAGTCCTTCAAGTTGA
- a CDS encoding GNAT family N-acetyltransferase, with protein sequence MAPIAWSDLEREGLRVNRAAVAAGRSSHRSWCGPERWRRCCRALACDPQMEAWGCRVEGQLAAFLLLWMETRTAHGFALHWDPALAWAHPTHCLYDGALNALFARGTIDAVMVGRQTLPARPDLDRFKRHAGFAAEPCSLKLAAHPLLAPVLRGHGSASLLRRLARAGSSTWPLLNQLEVLAKVCEQAAR encoded by the coding sequence GTGGCTCCGATCGCCTGGTCAGACCTGGAGCGTGAGGGCCTGCGGGTGAATCGTGCGGCGGTCGCCGCCGGGCGCTCCAGCCATCGGAGCTGGTGCGGACCTGAGCGCTGGCGTCGCTGTTGCCGGGCGCTGGCCTGTGATCCCCAGATGGAGGCCTGGGGCTGTCGGGTTGAAGGCCAGCTGGCTGCCTTCCTGCTGCTGTGGATGGAGACGCGTACGGCCCACGGGTTCGCCCTGCACTGGGATCCAGCCCTGGCCTGGGCCCATCCCACCCACTGCCTCTATGACGGAGCCCTGAATGCGCTGTTCGCACGAGGCACGATCGATGCCGTGATGGTGGGCCGCCAGACCCTTCCTGCACGCCCAGATCTGGATCGTTTCAAGCGTCACGCCGGCTTCGCTGCCGAACCCTGTTCGCTGAAACTGGCGGCGCATCCATTGTTGGCCCCAGTGTTGCGGGGCCATGGGAGTGCCAGCCTGTTGCGCCGACTCGCGCGTGCGGGCAGCAGCACCTGGCCGCTGCTGAATCAGCTTGAGGTGCTGGCGAAGGTCTGCGAGCAGGCTGCGCGCTGA
- the speA gene encoding biosynthetic arginine decarboxylase, translating into MVLANHQGTTPHSPASTPPGATAAAPTAASWTAADGAALYGLDRWGDPYFSVNARGHVCVQPQGERGGSLDLVELVKELRGRNLSLPMLIRFDDILEDRLERLHGAFERAIAQYGYAGRYQGVFPVKCNQQRHVVEQLVESGRRWHFGLEAGSKAELLIALSLVDDPQALLICNGYKDQRYIETAILARRLGRQPVVVIEQADEVGRIIAASRALGAAPLIGIRAKLSTRSTGRWGSSVGEKAKFGLSVPDLLATVEALRAADLLGELRLLHFHIGSQINDIAVLKDALQEAGQIYAELTRLGAPMGYLDVGGGLGIDYDGSRTATAASKNYSLQNYANDVVATVRECCEGAGIAVPTLVSESGRAIASHFSVLVTNVLGTGSVLGAGGLPQAVPEAAGEEALILRNLRDSHAAISAIPASDAAAIGAGLERLQEAWNDALKFKDDAMAAFRLGYLGLPERGLAEQLTWACCQGIAERLALLPADAPVPDELRALPAALASTYYANLSVFRSAPDTWAIDQLFPVLPLQRLDEAPSRLGSFADLTCDSDGKLARFINPDGRSGRGQVKSLLELHPLRAGEPYWIGLFLAGAYQEVMGNLHNLFGSTDAVHIRLAPGGGYRVDHVVRGDTNAEVLQAMEHDPQLLLERLRMASETAIAQGQLAIGDARRLMDHLETSLRQTTYLQG; encoded by the coding sequence ATGGTGCTCGCCAACCACCAGGGCACCACGCCCCACAGCCCAGCCAGCACCCCACCCGGCGCCACCGCAGCAGCCCCCACCGCCGCCTCCTGGACCGCCGCCGACGGCGCCGCCCTCTACGGCCTCGACCGCTGGGGCGATCCCTATTTTTCAGTGAACGCCCGCGGCCACGTGTGCGTGCAGCCCCAGGGGGAGCGGGGCGGCTCGCTGGATCTGGTGGAGCTGGTGAAGGAGCTGCGGGGGCGCAACCTCAGCCTGCCGATGCTGATCCGCTTCGACGACATCCTCGAGGACCGGCTGGAGCGGCTGCACGGCGCCTTCGAGCGGGCGATCGCCCAGTACGGCTACGCCGGCCGCTACCAGGGCGTGTTCCCGGTGAAGTGCAACCAGCAGCGCCACGTGGTGGAGCAGCTGGTGGAGAGCGGCAGGCGCTGGCACTTCGGCCTGGAGGCCGGCAGCAAGGCCGAACTGCTGATCGCCCTCTCGCTGGTGGACGACCCCCAGGCCCTGCTGATCTGCAACGGCTACAAGGACCAGCGCTACATCGAGACGGCGATCCTGGCCCGGCGCCTCGGCCGCCAGCCGGTGGTGGTGATCGAGCAGGCCGATGAGGTGGGGCGGATCATCGCCGCCAGCCGCGCCCTGGGGGCGGCCCCGCTGATCGGCATCCGCGCCAAGCTCTCCACCCGCAGCACCGGCCGCTGGGGCAGCTCGGTGGGGGAGAAGGCCAAGTTCGGCCTGTCGGTGCCCGACCTGCTGGCCACGGTGGAGGCCCTGCGCGCGGCCGACCTGCTGGGGGAACTGCGGCTGCTGCACTTCCACATCGGCAGCCAGATCAACGACATCGCCGTGCTCAAGGACGCCCTGCAGGAGGCGGGGCAGATCTACGCCGAACTCACCCGCCTGGGGGCACCGATGGGCTACCTGGATGTGGGCGGCGGCCTCGGCATCGACTACGACGGCAGCCGCACCGCCACCGCCGCCTCCAAGAACTATTCCCTGCAGAACTACGCCAACGACGTGGTGGCCACCGTGCGCGAGTGCTGCGAGGGCGCCGGCATCGCCGTGCCCACCCTGGTGAGCGAGAGCGGCCGGGCGATCGCCAGCCACTTCTCGGTGCTGGTGACCAACGTGCTTGGCACAGGCAGTGTGCTCGGCGCCGGCGGCCTGCCGCAGGCGGTGCCGGAGGCGGCCGGCGAGGAGGCCCTGATCCTGCGCAACCTGCGCGACAGCCACGCCGCGATCAGCGCCATCCCCGCCTCGGACGCCGCCGCGATCGGCGCGGGGCTGGAGCGGCTGCAGGAGGCCTGGAACGACGCCCTCAAGTTCAAGGACGACGCCATGGCGGCCTTCCGCCTGGGCTACCTGGGGCTGCCGGAGCGGGGCCTGGCCGAGCAGCTCACCTGGGCCTGCTGCCAGGGCATCGCCGAGCGCCTGGCCCTGCTGCCGGCCGACGCCCCGGTGCCCGACGAGCTGCGGGCCCTGCCGGCCGCCCTGGCCTCCACCTATTACGCCAACCTCTCGGTGTTCCGCTCGGCGCCGGACACCTGGGCGATCGACCAGCTGTTTCCGGTGCTGCCGCTGCAGCGCCTCGATGAGGCCCCCAGCCGGCTGGGCAGCTTCGCTGACCTCACCTGCGATTCCGACGGCAAGCTGGCCCGCTTCATTAATCCGGATGGGCGATCCGGGAGGGGCCAGGTGAAGAGCCTGCTGGAGCTCCACCCCCTGCGCGCCGGCGAGCCCTACTGGATCGGGCTGTTCCTGGCCGGCGCCTACCAGGAGGTGATGGGCAACCTGCACAACCTGTTCGGCAGCACCGATGCGGTGCACATCCGCCTGGCCCCCGGCGGCGGCTACCGGGTGGATCACGTGGTGCGGGGCGACACCAACGCCGAGGTGCTGCAGGCGATGGAGCACGACCCCCAGCTGCTGCTGGAGCGGCTGCGCATGGCCAGCGAAACGGCGATCGCCCAGGGTCAGCTGGCCATCGGCGATGCCCGCCGGCTGATGGACCACCTGGAAACCAGCCTGCGCCAGACCACTTACTTGCAGGGCTGA
- a CDS encoding GAF domain-containing protein: protein MSRPSPLNPEELARQESVLVDILGVATALSGATDLPTLLHLILTTSRQLTNSDAGSIFLVERADARRDPEGEDQLWFAVSQNDSLQRPGMEQELLDIRFPLSPERLVGWCAISGEVLNIPDVYQLDPALPYRFDRSVDQRLGYRAVSMLTLPLRSTSGEIVGVMQLINRKRDARARITPARATELVRPYDGNDQRLIDALASQAAVCVERTQLVESQERLIDAIIAILAGAIDAKSAYTGGHCKRVPELGLMLAEAAAAATSGPLAEFGFADEDAWRAFRIGAWLHDCGKVTTPEYVVDKATKLETLYNRIHEIRTRFEVLLRDAEIERLQGLLAGGDPEHLAARYEARRSQLQDDFAFVAASNLGGEWFDSAKLERLQQIAQQTWQRHFDDTLGLAWEEHERRTDGGRRPDGRLPVTEPLLADKPWHRIPRPPQQVPDPRHGFRMQVPELLYNLGELTNLSVPRGTLTEEERYKINDHIVQTILMLEGLPFPRKLARVAEIAGAHHETLDGRGYPRKLTAEQLSIPARILAIADIFEALTAADRPYKRAKTLSESIEILAGFRDRQHIDPDLFELFLRSGVYRRYAEAFLKPEQIDAVDIERYLSPPPA from the coding sequence GTGAGCAGGCCCTCGCCTCTGAACCCGGAGGAGCTGGCTCGCCAGGAGTCGGTGCTGGTAGACATCCTCGGCGTGGCCACCGCCCTCAGCGGCGCCACCGATCTACCCACCCTGCTGCACCTGATCCTCACCACGTCGCGCCAGCTCACCAACAGCGACGCCGGCAGCATCTTTCTGGTGGAGCGGGCCGATGCCCGCCGGGATCCTGAGGGTGAGGACCAGCTCTGGTTCGCCGTTTCGCAGAACGACAGCCTGCAGCGCCCCGGGATGGAGCAGGAGCTGCTCGACATCCGCTTCCCGCTCAGCCCCGAGCGGCTGGTGGGCTGGTGCGCGATCAGCGGCGAGGTGCTCAACATCCCCGACGTGTACCAGCTCGATCCCGCCCTGCCCTACCGCTTCGATCGCAGCGTCGATCAGCGCCTGGGCTACCGGGCCGTGTCGATGCTCACCCTGCCCCTGCGCTCCACCAGCGGCGAGATCGTCGGCGTGATGCAGCTGATCAACCGCAAGCGCGACGCCAGGGCGCGCATCACCCCCGCGCGGGCCACCGAGCTTGTTCGGCCCTATGACGGCAACGACCAGCGGCTGATTGACGCCCTGGCCAGTCAGGCGGCGGTGTGCGTGGAGCGCACCCAGCTCGTTGAGAGCCAGGAACGGCTGATCGACGCCATCATTGCCATTCTGGCCGGCGCCATTGACGCCAAGAGCGCCTATACGGGCGGTCACTGCAAGCGGGTGCCGGAGCTGGGCCTCATGCTCGCCGAGGCCGCTGCCGCCGCCACCAGTGGTCCGCTGGCGGAGTTCGGTTTTGCCGATGAGGACGCGTGGCGGGCATTTCGCATCGGTGCCTGGCTGCACGATTGCGGCAAGGTGACCACGCCGGAATACGTGGTGGACAAGGCCACCAAGCTGGAAACGCTCTACAACCGCATCCACGAGATCCGCACCCGCTTTGAGGTGCTGCTGCGCGACGCCGAGATCGAGCGGCTGCAGGGGCTGCTGGCAGGAGGTGACCCCGAGCACCTGGCCGCCCGTTACGAGGCCCGCCGCAGCCAGCTCCAGGACGACTTCGCCTTCGTGGCCGCCAGCAATCTCGGGGGTGAATGGTTTGACTCCGCCAAGCTGGAGCGGCTGCAGCAGATCGCCCAGCAGACGTGGCAGCGCCACTTTGACGACACCCTCGGCCTGGCCTGGGAAGAGCACGAGCGCCGCACCGATGGGGGGCGCCGTCCCGATGGGCGACTGCCTGTCACGGAGCCGCTGTTGGCCGACAAGCCCTGGCACCGGATCCCCAGGCCGCCCCAGCAGGTGCCCGATCCCCGCCATGGCTTTCGCATGCAGGTGCCGGAGCTGCTCTACAACCTCGGCGAACTCACCAACCTCTCGGTGCCTCGCGGCACCCTCACCGAGGAGGAGCGCTACAAGATCAACGACCACATCGTGCAGACGATCCTCATGCTGGAAGGGTTGCCCTTCCCCCGCAAGCTCGCCCGCGTGGCGGAGATCGCGGGCGCGCACCACGAAACGCTCGACGGTCGCGGTTACCCCCGCAAGCTCACCGCTGAGCAGCTCTCGATCCCGGCGCGCATCCTGGCCATCGCCGACATCTTCGAGGCGCTCACCGCCGCCGATCGCCCCTACAAGCGGGCCAAAACGCTCTCTGAAAGCATCGAGATCCTCGCCGGCTTCCGCGACCGCCAGCACATCGATCCAGATCTGTTTGAGCTGTTCCTGCGTTCTGGCGTCTACCGCCGCTATGCCGAGGCGTTCCTCAAGCCCGAGCAGATCGACGCCGTCGACATCGAACGCTACCTGAGCCCGCCGCCAGCCTGA
- a CDS encoding DUF3307 domain-containing protein, which yields MAHFLADFALQNDRMAVEKCPGKGVVLPWGWWLTAHAATHGFLVALITGLPVLGLAEWLLHGCIDLGKCRGWYRLNLDQALHVLCKLVWATLAWQGAVASAPA from the coding sequence ATGGCCCATTTCCTGGCTGATTTCGCCCTTCAGAACGACCGGATGGCGGTTGAGAAGTGTCCTGGCAAGGGGGTGGTGTTGCCCTGGGGCTGGTGGCTGACGGCCCATGCCGCCACGCATGGTTTCCTCGTGGCGCTGATCACCGGCCTGCCCGTGCTGGGCCTGGCCGAATGGCTGCTGCACGGCTGCATCGACCTGGGCAAGTGTCGCGGTTGGTACCGTCTCAACCTCGACCAGGCCCTGCATGTGCTCTGCAAGCTGGTCTGGGCCACGTTGGCCTGGCAAGGGGCGGTCGCATCCGCCCCCGCCTGA
- a CDS encoding SIMPL domain-containing protein has product MALGLLLPAAAPLLAQVAGLGAASLAQTQVQLSCSGTVLESRGSAEIRRAIDALQVSLRLEAQGATADAALAELQRRLAAVRSGLQALQVRELQVSSPSTWPQPAQRDRPAAVGANLSVQGQLQPQRLQQLVRQVGSLPGVQLAPVGTSADAAQNRPVRRQLLQLAYRDALEQAKDMAAAIGLRQLQPLDLVVDGGPRPMPLRAMARADGAEPPFDPEELARPTDSLQLQVRFCARQ; this is encoded by the coding sequence ATGGCGTTGGGACTGCTGCTGCCGGCAGCAGCACCCCTCCTGGCCCAGGTTGCCGGCCTGGGCGCTGCGTCCCTGGCCCAGACCCAGGTGCAGCTGAGCTGCAGCGGCACCGTGCTCGAGAGCCGGGGCAGCGCCGAAATCCGCCGGGCCATCGATGCCCTGCAGGTGTCGCTGCGGCTGGAGGCCCAGGGAGCAACGGCCGATGCGGCCCTGGCTGAGCTGCAGCGGCGCTTGGCGGCGGTGCGCTCCGGCCTGCAGGCCCTGCAGGTGCGGGAGCTGCAGGTGAGTTCCCCTTCCACTTGGCCGCAGCCCGCCCAGCGGGATCGGCCGGCGGCCGTGGGGGCCAACCTGTCGGTGCAGGGCCAGCTGCAACCCCAGCGCCTCCAGCAACTGGTGCGCCAGGTGGGCAGCCTGCCCGGGGTGCAGCTGGCGCCGGTGGGCACCAGCGCCGATGCTGCCCAGAACCGGCCGGTGCGCCGCCAGCTGCTGCAGCTGGCCTACCGGGACGCGCTCGAACAGGCAAAGGACATGGCCGCCGCCATCGGCCTCCGCCAGCTTCAGCCCCTCGATCTGGTGGTGGACGGTGGACCGCGGCCCATGCCCCTGCGGGCGATGGCTCGAGCCGATGGCGCCGAGCCGCCCTTTGATCCCGAGGAGCTGGCCCGACCCACTGACAGCCTGCAGCTGCAGGTGCGCTTTTGCGCTCGTCAGTAG
- a CDS encoding adenylate/guanylate cyclase domain-containing protein — protein sequence MPITFDCAALSCPWFPPDTTLLEIATANQIPTVSACGGNGICSTCRVEVIEGLDQLAPPSEAEQTLALKRGWPANVRLACTARVVGHGPVTVRRLITPPEEKRRQRRLEKQGGLGQIRSLAVLFADMRNFTAITEACPAFDVVYILNRYFTTLKQAITKHGGQVNLYVGDEISAVFGMDTDPRIACRQAVDAGLEMLQRIETLSAVMEREFHVRLAIGVGIHHGPVIVGKVGPVDDLRFGLVGDTVNIASRLESQTKELGVPLLASAAVVDHLSANQDFAISAGRQVAVKGIQESLLVHAITPSADAPGLAEGRPQA from the coding sequence ATGCCGATCACCTTCGACTGCGCGGCCCTCTCCTGCCCCTGGTTCCCACCGGACACCACCCTGCTGGAGATCGCCACCGCCAACCAGATCCCGACGGTGTCGGCCTGCGGCGGCAATGGCATCTGCTCCACCTGCCGGGTGGAGGTGATCGAGGGGCTCGACCAGCTGGCCCCCCCGAGCGAAGCGGAACAGACCCTGGCCCTCAAGCGCGGCTGGCCGGCGAATGTGCGCCTGGCCTGCACCGCCCGGGTGGTGGGCCATGGCCCGGTGACGGTGCGCCGGCTGATCACACCACCGGAGGAGAAGAGGCGACAGCGGCGCCTGGAGAAACAGGGCGGCCTGGGGCAGATCCGCTCCCTGGCGGTGCTGTTCGCCGACATGCGCAACTTCACCGCCATCACCGAAGCTTGCCCAGCCTTCGACGTGGTGTACATCCTCAACCGCTACTTCACCACCCTCAAGCAGGCCATCACCAAGCACGGAGGCCAGGTGAACCTCTATGTGGGCGACGAAATCAGTGCGGTCTTCGGCATGGACACCGATCCACGCATCGCCTGCCGCCAGGCGGTGGACGCCGGCCTGGAGATGCTCCAGCGGATCGAGACCCTCTCAGCGGTGATGGAGCGGGAATTTCACGTGCGCCTGGCGATCGGCGTGGGCATCCACCACGGACCGGTGATCGTCGGCAAGGTGGGACCCGTCGACGATCTGCGCTTTGGCCTGGTGGGCGACACCGTGAACATCGCCAGCCGGCTGGAAAGCCAGACCAAGGAGCTGGGTGTGCCCCTGCTCGCCTCGGCGGCGGTGGTGGACCATCTCTCCGCCAATCAGGACTTTGCCATCAGCGCCGGTCGCCAGGTGGCGGTGAAGGGGATTCAGGAGAGCCTGCTGGTGCATGCCATCACACCGAGCGCTGACGCCCCCGGGTTAGCCGAGGGCCGTCCGCAGGCCTGA